gtttatttaaattaaaaaaaatctgacttATCCAAACACGTGGATAACGTATAAACATTTATCAACTTATAACTTATCAATCACGATTTAAGCCATAAGTTACTTATTCTCAAACCGTTTCATTCATTTCTACTATGTGCCAATTAGAGTCGCACTCTGCCAACAAGTGATTCCTAGTATTCTAAAAATCGGCCAACTAACCGATTAATCGGAGTTCGGACGGATCCTGTTTCGATTAAGCGTTAATCGGGTCAAAGTACGGTTTTTTGAAAAATCGGTCAAAAATCGGCCGAATTGGTCAAagtttgaaattaataaaaaaaatatattttttttaaaaaagttttttaaaaataatcattaacatttaacatttaataattaatattaaaaataatatagtAACATATTGACTCTTTTACACACAGAATCGTATATTCTTATATCCCTAAATCCGCTATACAAATATCTTATGAATTATTCTCAAATCCCAATACTCAACTTGCATGCTCGATAGATTCACAATTTTGAGGTATTCTaaatttattcaataattatcACTTAAATATCAAGTAGGTAGTAATTTAAAATCTTAAGATTTGAGTTTGTACGTAGTAATTTCTAATTATCAAGTAATATTAGTGAGTAGTCAgtagtaattaattaatataaaatacTTAAATATCAATTATGGACTCGTGATAGGAGTTTTTTTTATAAATCTTATTATTAAAACATCAATACTGAATTAATGATATGtggttttatttttgtaaattttataaaaggTTAATGAATTTAAAtagaattattttttattatttattaaataatttttttacgATTAATGCTCCGATTAATCAATCCGATTAATCACCGATTATCCGATTAATCACTGAAAGGTCCCTCCACCAAATAATTCTGATTCCCGCTGTTTAGAACACCGGTGATACCGGTGATTCCAGTTAAAGGCATTCTTCCTGAAAGGGTATATAAAGCTTAAATATATATGAACTGGATTCAGGAAATGTTTTGCCCCGGCACATTGCTCCTTGATACTTTTGAGGGGAAAATAAATTGATAGGTCCCTGAACTATTCGTGTTTTATGCGATAGGTCCCTAAACAAAATATTCCGCAAATCGGGTCCCTGAACGTTTCCAATTGTTTGCATCAAGTCCTTCCGTTAAGTAGAATCTGACAGACGTCAGAATCTGTCAGTTCGTGCATACGTGGCATTCTAGGTGTTAACATGTCATCAGCTTAGTTGTAAATACTCACAGAGAGCTAAAAACGAAAATTAAAAGAGAACAAATCAGAAAAGAGCCGTTACCCAACTATTTCCTTATCCCTATATATGTACACACAACTATCTCTATATGTTGGATTAGGGTTCATAACATAAATTGGGGGGAAAAATTTGACAAGTCGACTAAGATGAAATAAAGCGGAAGTAGCAGCGCAATGAAGTCGAGGGTGGTTTCGAAAGCACCATTCGTTTGCAAATGCGGATTTGAATGTCCGCTTTGGACGTCTCAAAAACCAAATAGTCGAGGGCGGAGGTTTTTCGGGTGTCCACTTTACAAGGATAAAGATAAGTATTGTGGTTTTTTCCAGTGGTATGATGAAGATCATTCAGTTCTGGAAACACAAAGTGAGAACTTTGTAAATATGAAGGTAGCTATGTTGGAAGCCAAAATTGGAGAAATTGAAGCTGTTAAGAAAATGGAGGTAGGAGAAGTGAAAGCCCAGTTAAAAATGAAGAATTTATATATTGAAAAGCTTGAATTTCAGTTGGCATTGATgaaatttttcattttttttattttatgtgGATTTGTATTTACTCTAACCAAATGAGTGTGTAATGATATGCTTAACTGAACTTTTGAGTTCATGCTTATGAATGGATTTGTAATACCTTTTGTAATGATAAGCTTAACTGAAAATTTTCATTATGCACCAAATTGAATCAAAACTGAAATAAAAGAATTGAAACAGGAAATAAACATGAAAGTGATGCTTGCATTACTTGTCCAAAACAGATCATTCATACATGTCCCAAACAGAACTAAACAGATGTTTTCCTCACACTTAGATTGAAAGCACCTAGATTACACAAACATAATTAGCTCATGGCTGACTGGAACTCTGCATATTTCTTGACCTCCTGTTGAAAGTCTTCAAGGATGGAACTGGTGTTTGTGAACTTGGCACTGGAGTAGTTGGAGGTGGTGGCTTAGGACCTTGAACTGGTGCCTTTCTAACTGGTGCCTTTGTAACTGGTGTTGGATTTGAACTTGAAACTTTAAGAGTAGAGCCACCAACAGTTTGGAAGTATGTATTCCCATCTCTAGCACTTGTGTATACACCAACACCAACTGGTTGTACCTTTGGGGGTGGTTCTACAACCTGCACATTTTTTGCCTTTGCTGGCCTTCCCCTCTTCCTCTTTGGTTGTTGTTCACCTTGAGCTGATGCCTGGCCTTCATTTGTAGATTTTTTTTGACTTGTTGCTCTTTTAGCCCTCTGCAAGACATGAATAAGTTAACTTCAAAGCTGAACTTATAAGTTAACATAAAAAAAAATACCAAACTTACATTAGCTGCTGCTTGTGCCTTTGCTGCATCACTCTGTGCTTTCTTCGCTTCGGCTATTGTTGTCTGTATCTCAGAAATCTCCTCAGCAGTTGCTTTACAAGTTATTTTATTATGACCAGTACTCAAACACTGACTACAGTGCATCAACACTCCTTTTTTCCCAATTTTTGGCATGCTCCCTCCTCACCTTGTTCTCTCCTTCTATGTTTTTTTGGCCTCCCAGACATCCTTCTTGCTTTTGGTGGCTTTATGTCTAGGATTCCAGTTTTGGGCCAAAAAAGTGCACCATTCATAGGTTTTAGAAGATGTGAATATGCTTGAATATATTTGGATTTTTGATAACTGACATCAAGCTTATCTTCTGATTTTTGGTTCATACTTTGCAGTGCTTGACATGCATGAGTGCGAGGAATGCCACTCAATTCCCACCTTCTGCAAGTGCATGTGCCTTGAACCATATTCACCACCCATTGACCCCCATCAATGTCTCTTACTTCAAACTCATCACCACCAACCCATGTTGATTTACAAAATCTAGTCCCTTCAATGTTATAATTTAGCTTTTTGACTATCCTAGGACATAAATCAGTTTCAACACCTAGCATCCAGTCTCTCTTTCTATAAATCATCTCCATCACCAGCAACCTAATATCATCTAATAACTCTAAAATAGGCTTATACCTTGCCTCCACAATCCAACTATTGAAGCACTCTGATAAGTTATTATCTACCATATCACACTTTGTAATTGTATCAAAACAAGTTCTACTCCAATATCTGGGCTCTGTCTTCAACAAATCATAGTGTGCAAGAAGAGATATACCTTTAATTTCATCAATGTGCATGTTGAACTCTTCAATAGTATGTGACTTGACAGCCATCCAGAATAAATTTTTCAGAGTTGTTCCAGGGTGATATTTTTTCCAATTTGCATATATGTGCCTTGCACAACACCTATGTTCTGCCATTGGGAGGATGTTGTCTATGGCATGCTTCCATCCCTGCAAATAATTGTCATTACAGTGTCAATATACAGTACTtcataagataataaaaaaagTAAGTAAGCCAAGTGATTGTAATATACCTTCTGCTGATCAGTCATTAAAGTATAGCCTGCTCCATTTTGCAGCTCTAGATCATCTCTCAGTAGTTTGATAAACCATTCCCATGTTTCTGTGCATTCAACATCAACCACATCCCATGCAATGGGAAACATTCCATTATTACCATCCCTGCCAATTGCAGCTAAAATTTCCCCCTTGACAAAGCTTTTGAGAAAGCATCCATCTAGTCCTATGATCTTTCTGCAACCATCTTTAAACCCATCTTTTAATGAATGGAACAAATGTATATTCTTTTAAAAACTGAAATTTCATTCACTCAGTCTACACCTATTTTAACTGTTGTACCAGGATTTGATGTCATAAGCTCAGCACCATAGTCATATAATCTCATGTATTGTTTAGCATTCTCTCCCTCTACCTCAGACAATGCCTTTTTCTTGGCTTTCCAACACAAATTTTTGCTAGTTACTAAGCCATGCATCTCATGCACATGTTGCTGAATTTCTCTGAGTTTCCACTTTGGATTTGCTCTAACATTATTTCCAATCTTTCTGACTAACCAATCTGCTCTCACCAGTTTATGCTTGTACACAAGGATGCAACTATGTTCTTTCTTGTAAGATTTAACTTGAAAAGCACCTGTCTTATCAATTTTACTTGCAAACAAATACCATGGACAATTTTCCCTGCACTTTGCTTGTAACCTTTGACAGTCATTCTTTTTAAACCATATTTCCCTCTTCTGTTCAACCATGTAATCAAGTACTGCATTCCTTAAAGTCTTGACATCTGTAAATATCAATCCAACTTCAAATTCTATATTCTTCATAGGAGTTCTGACATTGAATGAAGGGTACACTCCCTTACACTTATGGACTTTTTTCTTTTTGACCACAGATTCAACCTCATTGTCACTAGAGTCACTACTTTCTTTCCCCCCTATCTTATATGAGTCAGAATCTTACTCACTCTCCCATCCTTTGCTCTCATCTGTCATTAATTCCTTCTTCTTATCTTTTACAGTTGTTTGATTTGTAAGAGTGCTTAAAGGAATTGTTAGATCATTCAAAGTACTTTGAGTAGGATTGATCTTATGAGCATATACTTTCTTCTTTCTCTGCATTACTTCATTCCATTCCTCATCACAGTCACTAAGATTCACATTATaatcatcatcttcactatcttcCTCTGCATCACTCTCATCCACACTCTCTTCACTCCCACCATCACTCTCACTTTCTTTATTCTCCTCATCTTTTTCACTCTCTCCACCAATGTCCTCTAATTTCTCATCTTTTTCAGTCTCTCCACCAATGTCCTCTAATTTCTCATTTTTTTTACTCAAATCTACCTCCTCATTATCACAGGCATGGTCAACATACACATCTACTCTACCAGACTTAAGAGCATAAGCTTTCAATTATTCTATACTAGTATCATTCCATAGCAATTTACAGTTAACATCATTAAACAAAGAACCCGTTTTGTGACAGTAAATACCAAACCCTTTATAACCAAGATCAATTCCAACAAACTTTTGAAATATGGAAACAGATAAGGCATTCAACTTCTGATTAAACACAAACTCAACCTTACCTCCTTTGTAGTACTTGAGACCACTCTTATGAACGAATTCACCTCCATGATAAATGTATAGCGTAACTTCGGCCTCCATATCTGTAAATGTAAAGATGAGAATGAATGTTAGCATCAACGATATTTGTAGATACCCAATATAATTCACTTCCTGTAAACCCTTATTACATTTGATAGAACCCTAACCCCCTTTGTGATTGGAAAATAATTAAAGTATCGACTGAAAATGGAGATAGATACGTTTTAAAAGTCATGTGCTAGTCATGTGATGTATTTTTAAACTTTAATTTCAGTTTAAttacattttttttataatttccgTACAACTAAGCTGATGACATGTTAACACCTGGAATGCCACGTATGCACGAACTGACAGATTCTGACAGATTCTGACGTCTGTCAGATTCTACTTAACGGAAGGAATTGATGCAAACAATTGGAAAAGTTCAGGGACCCGATTTGCGAAATCTTTTGTTCAGGAACCTATCGCATAAAACACGAATAGTTTAGGGACCTGTCAATTTATTTTCCCTACTTTTGAGAGGAGTTAATTTTCATCTTTAATGATTTCCGGTGTCCACTGTGAATGTATAAAGGTATGTTATTCGGAAAGAAGTAGATGGGGATGTTTCTGTAAAGATTCCTCGTATCTAAAAATGACAAAAGACATCATATAAAATGCATTACATCAAAATGCAAAGAACAAAGTGAAAATTTTACTACTTCATTTACAAGGAATACTATTTTTTAAGGTTCAAATACAGACGACAGGTCTAAGAGCTGAGATTAAATTAGTGACTGAAACATTCCCCAACCTCAGATAACAAGACAGAATCTTAGTAGTaagaaaatgaaatccagaaacTAAACTTCTCCAATTAAACTTACAATCCTACCTCCCAACACCTCAGAGTAAATAAGAATAAAAGAATAGTAAGGAGCCCTCAAGAAAGTCTCCCAACAAATAAAAATATCAGACTTTAAACAACACAAAGAGGAAACTTATAAGCATGCGTGCTAGAAACATATCATGCTGGCAACATATCGATTTAGATGTTGAAGTTGAGCTTTCTGGTCTCTGTATAGTTGATAGGAAGAACTAATAAAAGAATCAAGTAAGAAAACACTACTACTTTTCACAGCAACCACTGTATCTTGATGTATATTATTCATCTTGAACCCTTTTTGGGTCTAAACCAGCCCCCCTGTCTAATTTCATGGCTTCCGGAACGTCCACATCTTCTCTCACTTCATGATCCGCCAAAACTTGGCTGCTAGAGAAAGAGTTTTCCCCATTGATGGAACGCAACCAGGCTTCCTGAACTTGTAGAACGTACTCCAAGTGCCACAAGACTTCACCCATAGCAGGTCGGCTCTTTCCCTCGTCTGCCAAACATTTTTCTGCAATTTCAGCATATTTTGTCAACGATTCTGGTGAGTATGCCCCTTGGAGGTGCGGATCAATTATGGTTTCAAGAGATCTCTGTCGTTGCCATCGCATTGCCCATTCGGCAAGATTGATCTGATCCCTTGGCAAACTTGGGTTTATGACAGCACGTGCACAAATGACTTCAAATAACACCACCCCAAATGAATAAATATCAGACTTCTCAGTCAGTTGCTGCCGCCTGAAGTATTCTGGATCGAGATATCCAAAACTTCCTTTAACTGCAGTACTAACATGTGTGTGTTCCAGAGAAGGACCAGTTTTGGATAGCCCAAAGTCAGCCATTTTCGCCACAAAATTCTCGTCTAACAATATGTTGGTTGTCTTAACATCTCTATGAATGATGCCGCGGTCTGCTCCTGTATGGAGGTAATGCAATCCACGAGCTGCACCAATGCAAACTTCTATTCGCTGCTTCCAACTTAATGGTGGGAGATTACTTCCAAATAGATGACTTCTTAAGGTCCCGTTTGCCATATACTCGTATACTAAGATCATCTCATCCTGTTCATCGCAAAAACCAATCATGGAGACCAGATGCTTATGTCTAAGCTTTGATAGCATCTCAATCTCAGTTTCGAATTCCGTCAGACCTTGTTGAGATTGTGGGTTGGCTCGCTTTATTGCTGCACGAGTTCCATCTTCTATCTCCCCTTTGTACACCTTACCAAATCCTCCCACACCAATTACTAAACTGTCTTCAAAATTGTTAGTTGCTGCTTTAAGCTCAGCTAATGTAAAGCGTCTACCAGTTCTATTGGGGGCCATCGACCCGTAAAGACTCTGGTGTAAGGATCCTTTTGCATTAGCTGTGCTATTTAGAAGAAATAGTGGTCGCCATCCAGGGGGATGCTTCTTAGCGTCAGTTTCTTTATTTCTCTTACGACAAAAACATGTAATAAGTGCAATTGATGCGGCAAGAATGACAATAGAAGATATTCCAGCTCCAATGCTCACCCATAGAATCATATTTCTTGAAGTTTTGCTGCCTCCTGGATTTTCAACTTTGCCAACATGGGCAAGATTCCCGTTTCTACTCAACTTAAAAACCTCCAGTCCATTCAAGAGCGCATCAGTTCCAGCAGTACCTGTTGTCGTGTCAGGACCGAGTTGTATCCAGAGGGTGTTTACCACTGATGGCACAACATCAAAAAAGTCTTGATGATACGTCTTGTTCATTCCTCCTGCTTGCTCAAAAATGTCAAAGTTGTCTGCTGCAGTTTTATTATTAATGTAGATCCTGAAAATTCTTTCATTTGCCTTGTCAAAAGTTAATTCACAGAAATGGAGACGAATGATGTAATCAAAATCAGGATCCACTTCAAATTTCCAGGACATGTTGAATCT
This genomic interval from Apium graveolens cultivar Ventura chromosome 8, ASM990537v1, whole genome shotgun sequence contains the following:
- the LOC141677854 gene encoding uncharacterized protein LOC141677854 isoform X2 translates to MKIWRPKLRYTFIMEVNSFIRVVSSTTKERAKRATSQKKSTNEGQASAQGEQQPKRKRGRPAKAKNVQVVEPPPKVQPVGVGVYTSARDGNTYFQTVGGSTLKVSSSNPTPVTKAPVRKAPVQGPKPPPPTTPVPSSQTPVPSLKTFNRRSRNMQSSSQP
- the LOC141677854 gene encoding uncharacterized protein LOC141677854 isoform X1, producing the protein MPKIGKKGVLMHCSQCLSTGHNKITCKATAEEISEIQTTIAEAKKAQSDAAKAQAAANRAKRATSQKKSTNEGQASAQGEQQPKRKRGRPAKAKNVQVVEPPPKVQPVGVGVYTSARDGNTYFQTVGGSTLKVSSSNPTPVTKAPVRKAPVQGPKPPPPTTPVPSSQTPVPSLKTFNRRSRNMQSSSQP
- the LOC141677853 gene encoding putative receptor-like protein kinase At1g30570, with product MKIDGIRLLCLNFLIVVSLYVRSGEGQKNSILVNCGTNSTINVGGRRWAGDSGTGGNVSLSSSGIEASATTFDGDQAYAPLYKTARLFVDSLNYTFRGAQGSYFLRLHFYPFALKNHNVNDSSFSVEANGITLLSRFNVPDEILHKNLYIMELGGNSSSPYLVKEFFFTVSSDVLVVDFIPTKGSFGFVNAIEIVNVEDRLFVDSIHKVGSNGETSNLSLSKRGIETMYRLNVGGSPIKADEDLILSRVWEADSSYMLTANAGSEIHSRGNITYGSANETSIAPLVVYRSARTTSNTQVMENRFNMSWKFEVDPDFDYIIRLHFCELTFDKANERIFRIYINNKTAADNFDIFEQAGGMNKTYHQDFFDVVPSVVNTLWIQLGPDTTTGTAGTDALLNGLEVFKLSRNGNLAHVGKVENPGGSKTSRNMILWVSIGAGISSIVILAASIALITCFCRKRNKETDAKKHPPGWRPLFLLNSTANAKGSLHQSLYGSMAPNRTGRRFTLAELKAATNNFEDSLVIGVGGFGKVYKGEIEDGTRAAIKRANPQSQQGLTEFETEIEMLSKLRHKHLVSMIGFCDEQDEMILVYEYMANGTLRSHLFGSNLPPLSWKQRIEVCIGAARGLHYLHTGADRGIIHRDVKTTNILLDENFVAKMADFGLSKTGPSLEHTHVSTAVKGSFGYLDPEYFRRQQLTEKSDIYSFGVVLFEVICARAVINPSLPRDQINLAEWAMRWQRQRSLETIIDPHLQGAYSPESLTKYAEIAEKCLADEGKSRPAMGEVLWHLEYVLQVQEAWLRSINGENSFSSSQVLADHEVREDVDVPEAMKLDRGAGLDPKRVQDE